In the genome of Daucus carota subsp. sativus chromosome 9, DH1 v3.0, whole genome shotgun sequence, the window caagaataaaatataaacttaagagcaagtataaagaataTCGTTGCAGTTAAGACTCTTAAATTTGTATTAACTTACTAcgagttaaatattttataatatatttaagagtTAAGTAAGAGGTTGTTGGAGATGCTAACCATGGAGCCCTTAGTTAAAAAGTGAGTTatgatatcaaaaataaaaaatccacCCAATCTCTTAAAAAAAACACTCCAACCACACATAGCTCATGTCTATAATTATAACCAACCTCCTATGAATAATTGTATTTGTCGAATCTCTACATGTCTGTAAAAAATTTGTAAGatgattacacatcatttattaccatattaaattaatatattctatttataacaatctaaatattaataaaaaatttgtaagatgattacacatcattttttACCATATTTagtacttcaatggtattggctatattggttggttataatttaaaaatagaatgttattaatattttagtttattaaaacagaatatattaatttaatatggtaataaatgatgtgcaatcatcctacagatttcttacagacctgtagaggttcgacaaatatagtcatccataggaggttggctaaaattatagacaacaggttcacgtggttgtggttggagcatgattttttcaacaggttggctaaattttttatatttggaatgccaactcattttttagctaagggatttgtatggttggagatgctctaataccaTCTAAAcacaatattttacaaattcaacaaattttacataaaccAACGATTATAGACGACGGTTATCGTAAAATGGAGATGCTCCATATTAGTCAATAGTCATGCTGTACACTCTCATACGTTACACTGTGTAACGGGCGGACGGAGAAATCGAGAGCAAACACAATCTGGTAGGAACAAATGACACCAAAAGAATTTGCTTAAAACGTCAGTGGGACCAGATATCTTAAAAAAGGTAAGTGGGACCCCCAGCATATGACCAAACCAGGTGCGTGAATACACAGCTCATCACCACCTTCCTCTTTATCAGTTTCTTTCTACCATTTTTCATCTAACAAAATTATCTATCTCCCGAAATTATAATGAAATTTTGAGtagataattttttaataaatagtcAGGAtctatcattttaaatatttttattttttaataaatatactttaaatcaataaaaaattatatatatagacatattcGATTATATAAAATTGATACCATATATTATACATGCATATAcatattactttaaaatttaaaaattcagtttaataaaatagtttagaaACTTATTGTAGAGACTTCATAACCCGGGTCAAGTAATCATGGTTAAAATGATCTCTCAGTGCCTTGTCTTTTATTGAGATATATTAACATACTTGATGTGAGGGTTTGTATGCTTTTCCATTCAGACTAAGGAAATCAATTTTAGTTTCTGAAAAAACCTAGAAAAATGGCTGCTTCTTCATCTGCAACCCTGTTTGAACTCAAAGAAGAGGAGCTTAAGAACTACCATCATGAACAACTTGAGCATTCATCAGCAGAACGAGCTCCTCCTGTAGTGGCTTCTTCTACGCCTGCAGGCGGTGCTTCTCAGAGAAGAAAGAGAAACCATCCCGAAAATCCTAGTAAGATCTtctatatctgtgtgtgtggaTATGTGattccattttttttaatttttatcttttttaagggtatatttgaattaattaagAGTCTTCTAGTTAAAAAAACCCTTACTTGGAAATGTGAAATAAATGAAGAATTTGTATCATGgtttttgattgtttttatCTGTTTATTGATATAAATGACAGATCCTGATGCTGAGGTTGTAGCCCTCTCTCCCAACACTCTAGGTGCTACAAACCGGTTTTCGTGTGAGGTGTGCGATAAGGGTTTTAAAAGGGAGCAGAACTTGCAGCTTCACAGAAGAGGACACAATCTTCCCTGGAAGCTCAAGCAAAAGACAAGCCATGAATTCAAGAAAAAGGTTTACATCTGCCCTGAACCTGATTGTGTCCATCACGATCCCACACGGGCTCTTGGAGATTTGACCGGAATTAAGAAGCATTTCTTTCGGAAACATggtgaaaaaaaattcatttgtgATAAGTGTAACAAGGCATACGCGGTGCACTCTGACTGGAAGGCTCACCATAAGACTTGTGGTACAAAGGACTACATATGTAAATGTGGTACTACCTTCTCCAGGTGATGGCTATACCACAGATCTtcctttaatttataaattttaattctttaCATGCTCAATATTGGTGTTAATTGAAATCCTGTTACgtatataaattttgtgttgccttttgttttgtttttgatttaatttcttGCTATTTCACAATTAGTCATGTACATTTAGTCAAGAATTGTTTTTATATCAGAGCATCTTTCAACTGACATACATATGAATTTACCACAGAACCTttgtctttgttttttttttactccatggttagtttatgtttacatttaatcaaaaattatttttatatcaaaacatCTTAACTGTAAATATAGATTTACAAACCACTTTCAtccctctattttttttacTCCATTTCTCATATTTGGTACCCAAAGCTAGTTAcaagattttgtaatatattactttcatattaatattaatttttaagttttgaaGGCTGTATTTCCATTTTCATCTTCGACAATTGTgctttgtaatttaaaattttacaattaCAATATATAAACCCGCaagtatataattcaaaatttaccgtttataatttaattttaacattattttatttataatttagtatTGTTCAATGTTCTTTTCAAGTAAGGAATTCTATCATATTGTAGAGTATTAAGAGTCGACTAAATGTTATCAGccgattaattatattttcctaTATAGGCTTAAAAGTTACTTTAGATTAAAAATGGGTAtgagaaataataaatatttttcttatctatttgtaaatatttttctaatattaatatttgttaatgtgttatgaattttgaattatatttttcattttcaatatATCTTTGTTACAAAATGATAATATCATTTACCTTAAGTGTATTCCGGCTTGTGTTTgtcttaaagaaaataaattagatggtttaaatttgatttgtgtTTGTCGTGagttaaaatattagaattaaCAAAAGGTTAATATCTCTCGcattatgtatataattttttttataacgaaatatatgtatgtttgattattatagtttagtatatatgtatatttatcactaaatattttttacaatagGATTTAGTTgcgttttttattaattttacctTATAGATAACTAACTATAACCTAGCTGGGTCTACAAACCCTATCTCCCGCAAGAGAGACAAGAACTCAACCACTTGTTGGCgggtttttgtttttcattatttatGCGCACAAAGTTTTCATGTACCTGATTTTATTTGTTGCTTGAATTAAGTGTGTaaagtttttattatttatgcaTACATGATACATCAACCGTGATTTGATGATTATATAATGCCTTGTTGCAGGCGTGACAGATTTCTCTTTCACCGTTCATTCTGTGAGCCACTTGCTGAAGAGGTGGCTAGTCATACAAACAACGGCGCCCCCAAAAGCAGCACCACTGCTAGCATTCTTGCAAATGCTACTAGCCCTGCCACCACTGCAGGCTCATTGATTCCAGGCAACCATCAGCAACTTCCTTCTCTGTTTGGAACTAATTCATTTACTAGCCTCTTATTAGGACAATCGGTGGGATCTGATTTTCAGTCAGTTCCGGAACCAAAACTAAATTTTCCCAGAGACACTGATTTTTCTGGGACTCATGGCTTTCCAAGCTACATCGCGCCTAGCAACATGTTTAATCTTGGGTTTGATGGGGATGCTGCCCTTAACAGTCCTGAAAATGACCTGGATCTTGCAATGAACGGCTCATTTACTGGTTTGATGATGAATGCTGGGGCTTCTACTTACGACATTCTGAATGGTGCCCCTTCTACTCAGTTTTCAGCCACTGCACTTCTTCAAAAGATGACGCTGACAGGAGGTAGTTCCAACAATTTGACCCTGATGAAGAGCATGGGGAGCACTTTGTCTGCTGGattgaagtttgataactatggGGGAGCTTTGGGAGATGGAATGAGTGCTGGTAGCAGAGGTGGTGGGAGTAGCTTTCCAGATATTTACAACAATCAGAATGGGAGTGGTGGAGGTACCGGAGGATATAGAAGTGGCATGGAATACTTTTGTGATCAGATGAATGCTCCATATGGAGAAATGATGTACAATGAGAAGGCTGCTGATGAAATATTGGTTGGTGAGCAGAATAATAATGCTGCTATGGTGGAGCCACAGATGCTTGGggcaggtctctctctctctctcgccccctctccctccctctccctctgccccccccccccccccccccccccccccttctctctctctctcagtttGCAATCATATCATTGTCTTTGTAGACACTTTAGCAGAAACTCTAATGATCTGTTTAAATGGAGGCTAGAAATATGAATATCtacacacatacatatcatATGTAGACCAAGGGCCACCTGTGGTATATTTTGAAGATAACGCTTCTATTTTCGAATACTTTTTAACAAGGAATTGAGATTCTAACGATCAGGAgtttattttgaaatcaaattatTGGAACATAACTATTCTATTTCCCATATGCcatcatatataaatttgatacaATATATCTGAAGTATGTATGTGTGAAGTTGCTTACTGTAAGTATTTTGCAGGAGATCCAACATGGCTGAGGCAGATGCATGGAGTTACTTCTACCGATCCTTGGATCTCTTCCCCGAAGCAAATTGATCAGGGAGCAGGAAGCCATCATTAGTTTTCTTTTATATTGAATAAAACTTTGggatatttatgtttttatttccGTTATTCAACCTGATTAATAATCGAATGCACTAGAATTTTAAACCTGTATGGTGAAAAGTTTATTTAAGTATGCTAGCTGATGTAGACTCTtaattgtaaaggcttctccgaaTGCATGCTAGAATTTTAAACCTGTATGGTTTTTCGAATTGTTTTGTCTGGGTTTTATGGTGATCCAGTGCCTTCAGTTAGAGCACAATTAGGGAGTTGCTACGAAAAATAGAGAGTTTAGGCTGGCTGGATTGTGGGGTAACTGAAACAgaaacagaaatatatataccgagaaaaaaaaacaaagaattaGAGAACACTTTTTTTATCTCTTAATTATGTGTCAGCTCTGCTGAGTGCTGATACAACTTGGGGGAATTACAATAAAAAGGCCACAAACTTATTAGAATCATAGTTACATATAAGTTACTATTCCTTTTGCTGCATTTCATATTTCCATACATTTACCTatagtagtatatatatttctatttttacctgtatgagaaaaacaatattgcaagttaatttagttttaaacCAACAATGTCTCCCTTAAATTAAACTTGCTTCTTACTCGTAGACATTTAACATTTGTCATGTACACTCTTCCGCATAGTAGCTTGTTCCGCATAGtggcttggtgaaaatatcCGATTGTTTGTCTTACGGTATTCAATATGCATGTCCCTTTTAGAAATTCCGTTAAATGAGATCATGAATGCCGATATATTTTGTCCTTCCATGAAGAACTACATCTTTTGCTGCCAAAATACGAGATTTGTTGTCACAGTACAGAATAGTTAGCATATTCTACTTTTGCTTAAGACTTTCCAAAATATCCTGACTATGATTTGGCCACTAATTCTGCTTCCGTAGTAGAAAGTTCCACAACTTGCTGTTTCTCGAGCTCCATGGAATTGCACTGGTAACAAGATGAAATACATAAGAAGAGGTGATTTTGTTAGCATTAATAATTCTTGGCAAGTCAATATTAGTATAATAGATGCGATTACGGAGACATCAGCCTCATAAAAAACTCCAGCTGGCGCATCACAACCGTGACGCAGTACCATATTCTTACTCTTCTTTGCTAGCATTTGAGGGGTTCATTCATAACCCGAACTCCCTTAGAGCCACCTATCTATATGATTCGGGATAAATTAACACAATATCATTGGTACGTCTCCTTATGTTGACCACTTCAGATCATAGAGTCCTCCGAGtcaattcaaataatatttgaGTGGGTGTAAACCAAATCCAACGTATAAGagaagatttatcttgaatGCAGCCAAAGAacttagtatgaggccttttgagAACTTAGTATGAGGCATTTTGAGAGGAGCTCGAAAGCAAATTCGTGCCGGTTTGGCTAGACCgggaatttcaaattaaatccaaaattttaaacCTTTTGTTCTCATAATATTACAAATCAGTACAATTACTCCAATATGATAAAACATCACATATGGATAAAAAAGTCACTTGTCTCGGTTcacatatttcttatttttatataagtCACCGACTAAATTCCAAActattaaaattctaaaatgaATAGACATTTTATAGGAAAAAAAGATGAATAGACATTTTaaagaaataatttattatggGTAAACTAATTAAATCTTATTAATTATGGATAATTATATTTACATCTTTTAAATTCTATAATATGAGATTCACTCAATTGACTTTAAACCGTTTATCATAAATGTCGtctcattttaattatttaatctaaatttaaatgttaataattttttttttgaaacaaaatgttaataatttttataaattagttatttgcttgtgCTTATAAATGTCCTATAcacttattatctaaccgatgtgggatgttacaacTTTATTTACCGCTAACTCTAAAAATTGTAAGTTTTTCCCTCTAACGCTCTAgctataattttcttaattcttaaaaatttgTGATATTCACTATAATGTGTCCTAACACAAATCAATCACCACCAATATTAAGATTTTTCCTAGCTTTTAATGCTTAATTATATCTTTCTTTAAATCATATTTCTTATGGATCTCATTTTTACTATTTTACCagtaaattttcatttttccacgcaatatattctaaatattCTATCTTTcatttaattccatattaatttaataaattatgcttttgttttaattattaaaacacttccataataaatatttaatcataacTTTCGTTTCTAATCTAAAGGAggggtgttcgcggtgcgggcggtgcggtttttttcTAAAACCGCGAACCAACCCGCACATGCGGTTTGAGAATATTcgtaaaccgcaaccgcaccgcgtAATATAAAAACCGTGTAAACCACGCCACAAAATTACGACGCGGTTCGTGCGGTTTatacattcaaaaaaattatacttttgaatgacaatataaatataattttaaaccatatgtatataaaaatatttttatgatatatatatatatatatatatagacacacacacacacaaaaatttAGAGTTACCGTActcattaaaagaaatataagctAAAATATAAGTACAATagtgatgaagatgaaaagatttcaacactaacaaattattttatagaaaacatacataattataatatttaatttgtcgtCTAAGAACTAACCttaatttatattgtaaaattattaaaattaagttgagTAACTTGAACACTCACACACATCGAATATAACaccataataaataatttattgatagtataatataaatatttgtaattatatgtggtatatttttatatattagaatatagcggtgcggtgcggtttgaaccgcacttGTATAGTGTCAAACCGCAATTAAAAAGTTATCTTAATTTGCatccttaattattttaaatcatgaatcttttttaaaattaacttagttttaataaataaattatttttttgattgttCTTATTTTGTGGTATTTATTTGCAGGttcaatattttgaatttttagaagAATTGAAATTATCTTTCATCcctttgtataaaaatatgtttaaaaaatatgaaaaacacgataatttttaaaaaatcaataacAATCAACATCTAAATAGAACTTTTCGATcaacataaaaatgaaaattttgaaattatatagaattgcaacttttaatatatttaaatctaatttttattacaaatcttaatattattattattaaaaatatttaaattaacttctcaaatataataaaagtattgaaatttatatataattttttaattaagtattgaaattattaattagtGTAAAGATAAATGTTCCTCTATTTACAATGGAAGTGGCCCTAACCTATGTTCTGTATTTATGCTGTAGAACACATACAAATGCGATTAATATGACTATATCCATCTTGGGAGCCAAAGCTAAACTTTCTCCGAGTTCATGGCTTTCCTTACAACATAACACCATTTGCCCTGAATTTAGTTGTGTCCATCATAATCCATCCAGGATCATTCTTTTCGAGATGATATTGATGAGATCTATACATGCTGGATTTAACATTTAAGAGTTAAATACTAAAGAAAGTGAGTTATATTTGAGAATggagtataaaaaaatataaatgtattcAAATAATATATCATGTAGAAAGAGATGAAGATGATACAGAGGTGCGCATTTGTCAAGCTTTTTTTATGAaagttgaataaaaaaaagataaatcgGTATATGATATTTCCTATTAACATAatgtttaataaatttgaacaattgGTCTCAAACGGTCAAGGACTTGACAAGACATGACAGGGAAAGGAAAATGAGACATGAGGCACATTCAAAAACGTGGAATGAAGTTGTCACAAAGTGAaccaaattttcttgatattgtaGAAACCACTtattagtatttaaaaataaatacatttgtataataataaaaaaatgtgttgaataatattttaccttttcaaaataaagaaaactaaaaactgatatttttgtgttgaaaatatagtataacttcataaaatttaaaaaaaaaaatcaaagaaaattttcaaataatttttatctctaatttttttgaaaaaaggaATTAATTGTATAATGAAAAGCCATAGGTCATCTAGAAAAACAATCGAGTACATCAAATATGAAATGTATCATCATATTTACCAAGCTCTCAAAAGTAGAGgataaacaaaattcaaataaatttggacTAAAACACCCACAAAAGATTttatgaaaacaaaaaatacaatttataaagATTATTAATTCTTATATGGGGAGTAGTATTAttggaaaaataaaaacaaataaaataataaaattaatttgggaCTTTTCACCTATCAAAATCAATGGAAGCAGAGGACAGCTCGAAAAAGAAGAAGGGGCTCGGAGGTTGTGGTTTCTAAAAGAAACGGTTGTGCACCCCACGTAATTACTGTATCTATACAAAGTGGTTGTGGAGCCCCATATGTTTACATAACTTATTTTGTCATTTTAGAAATTGTCATTCACTCCACCTCATTAGTACAGTACATTCATCCTCCCTTCTTCTGCAGTTTTGTTTGGTCTTTTAAAAAAGAGGATTTTAAGAACCCCCAGAATCAACCGGTTGCTGTTATGGCTTCTTCTCTCCCAGGTGCTGCTTCTCAGAGAAGAAAGAGAAATCATCCTGGAAATCCAAGTAAGATATACTACCTATAGCTATATGTGTGTGGTTTTGGAGTGTTTATGTATTAtcattttatgtgtgtgtatcatAATAGATCAAGTGTCTTCTACTTAAAGAACACCTATTTGGAGAATAAGATGTGATGAAATggtttttttattgttattatcaactttattattatttgtgataCAAATTAAATGACAGGTCCTGATGCTGAGGTTGTAGCACTCTCTCCCAACACTCTAACCGCTGCAAATCAGTTTTCGTGTGAGGTATGCGATAGAGGATTTCAAAGGGAGCAAAACTTGCAGCTCCACATGAGAGGGCACAATTTGCCCTGGAAGCTCAAGCAAAGGACCAGCCAAGAAGTCAGAAAAAAGGTCCTTTGCTTGAGCTTTCTTGGCTGGTCCTTTGCTTGAGCTTCCAGGGCAAATTGTGCCCTCTCATGTGGAGCTGCAAGTTTTGCTCCCTTTGAAATCCTCTATAGCATACCTCACACGAAAACTGATTTGTAGCGGTTAGAGTGTTGGGAGAGAGTGCTACAACCTGAGCATCAGGACGTGTCATTTGTATCACAAACAATAATAAAGCtgataataacaataaaaaaaccATTTCATCACATCTTATTCATTTCATTTAAATTTCCAAATAGGTTTTGTTTAAGACGAAGACACTTGATCTTTTGTGATATACCATATATCTTAAAGATACACAGATAAGAATGATAAGACTTATCCCAAACCACACACATATAGACAGGATATCTTACTTGGATTTCCAGCATGATTTAATTTCTCTTTCTTCTCTGAGAAGCATATAAGGAGAAAATTTTATTTCGAGAACGCCTGGTTGACGGATACTTTGTGTTATCAGATTGTTACAGATAGTTGGGAGTCTAGTAGTAACGGAGATATCATGCAGAGAATCCAGCAGTGTGGTGAGAGGCTAGAGCCTAGGGGGAAAAATGTAACGAGTAATTTTAGTAAGCGTATCAAGAATTGCAAAATGGAATTAAAACAGTTACGTAATAAGAGGGATGAGCAGTCCATCCTGAAATACGTACAAAGAAGTAAAGAAGCAGTTGTTCCTGATTTTGGATCAACGAGAAATCTTCTGGAGGCAGCGATCGAAACAGCTATGGCTGTAAGCGGGGGACAAGAATACCAAGTATTTCCATGCTTCAGCTTCAACTCAAAGGCTTACGAATAGAATTCATAAGCTGAAAGACACAGGAGGCAACTGTTGGAAATTAATCTAACTTGTTTTGTTTTAGTTGTTTAATTTAGTATGGTTTGAACGTGTAGTAAGTTTCTGTACTAGTAACTGAAGTCCAGAACGTGTAGGTTGGTTGAGTATGATAGGAGTGTTGGAGTAGTGGAGCAGTTGTAGGTGTCTAGTTACTATATATTTCTGTGTAAACGTATTGTATTAAGGCTTTCAGGGAGAATAACATAAGTTCTGGTTTTCTCTGCATATTCATACACATTGAGTCTGTCTGTTTGTACTCTGAATTACAacacttggtatcagagcaaccaGGTTCTGTTTGCCTAAATATCACCCAAACACATAAACAAAACTATGGAGATAACCAAGACAAAAGAAGGCTCGGTGGGTTTAAGCTATCCAATGTTAACGAAAAGTAACTATACAACATGGTCCTTGAAAATGAAAGTTTTTATGAAGGCTCAAGGTGTTTGGGGTGCGATCGAAGGAGACCCAAATACTGTTGTTGATGAGAGGACGGTACAGATAGCTCTTGCAGCTATATACCAAGGCGTGCCAGAAGAAGTACTGCTGACTATTGCTGAGAAAGAAACCGCAAAAGAAGCTTGGGAAGCCATTAAAACGATGTGTGTAGGAGCAGATCGAGTTAAGGAGGCTAAGGTACAAACGTTAAAGGGAGAGTTTGAGTCTCTTACCATGAGGGAGACAGATAAAATCGATGATTTTTGTATGAAGCTGAGCGGGATAGCAACCAACATACGGGTTCTTGGAGAAGTGATGGAGGAGTCAAGCGTTGTGAGGAAGATCCTACGTGCAGTCCCTGATAAATTTCTCCAGATAGCTTCAAATATCGAACAGTTCGGAGACATGAAAGCTATGACTGTTGAAGAGTTGGTGGGTCGACTTAAAGCTCACGAGGAAAGGATGAAGGGCAGGTCTGAGAGTGCAGACAGCCAACAACTTCTCCTGACATCACAAAATCAGAGAACTAAAGGTGGCTACTTCCGTGACAAGAGTAGGATCAGGTGCTACAATTGTAACACTTTAGGACACTATGCATCAGAATGTAACAAATCTCGACGGGAAAGAGAGAAGAAGCCGGAAGTAAACATGGCAGTCGTCGAGGATGATGAACCAGCATTATTATAGTCATCAGTAGTCATAAGTTgaatagccatacgggctcagattattagccatacgggctcagtcgaatagccatacgggctcagtcGAATAGCCATACGGGTTCAGATTattagccatacgggctcaggCGAATAAGCCACACGGGCTGGAAGGATTGCATGAGACAAGTTTAGAttaagggggagattgttggaAATTAATCTAACTTGTTTTGTTTTAGTTGTTTAATTTAGTATGGTTTGAACGTGTAGTAAGTTTCTGTAC includes:
- the LOC135149635 gene encoding protein indeterminate-domain 12-like, with translation MAASSSATLFELKEEELKNYHHEQLEHSSAERAPPVVASSTPAGGASQRRKRNHPENPSKIFYIYPDAEVVALSPNTLGATNRFSCEVCDKGFKREQNLQLHRRGHNLPWKLKQKTSHEFKKKVYICPEPDCVHHDPTRALGDLTGIKKHFFRKHGEKKFICDKCNKAYAVHSDWKAHHKTCGTKDYICKCGTTFSRRDRFLFHRSFCEPLAEEVASHTNNGAPKSSTTASILANATSPATTAGSLIPGNHQQLPSLFGTNSFTSLLLGQSVGSDFQSVPEPKLNFPRDTDFSGTHGFPSYIAPSNMFNLGFDGDAALNSPENDLDLAMNGSFTGLMMNAGASTYDILNGAPSTQFSATALLQKMTLTGGSSNNLTLMKSMGSTLSAGLKFDNYGGALGDGMSAGSRGGGSSFPDIYNNQNGSGGGTGGYRSGMEYFCDQMNAPYGEMMYNEKAADEILVGEQNNNAAMVEPQMLGAGDPTWLRQMHGVTSTDPWISSPKQIDQGAGSHH
- the LOC108201501 gene encoding uncharacterized protein LOC108201501; this translates as MEITKTKEGSVGLSYPMLTKSNYTTWSLKMKVFMKAQGVWGAIEGDPNTVVDERTVQIALAAIYQGVPEEVLLTIAEKETAKEAWEAIKTMCVGADRVKEAKVQTLKGEFESLTMRETDKIDDFCMKLSGIATNIRVLGEVMEESSVVRKILRAVPDKFLQIASNIEQFGDMKAMTVEELVGRLKAHEERMKGRSESADSQQLLLTSQNQRTKGGYFRDKSRIRCYNCNTLGHYASECNKSRREREKKPEVNMAVVEDDEPALL